From Azospirillum sp. TSA2s, a single genomic window includes:
- a CDS encoding NADP-dependent malic enzyme, with translation MSGDFEAMALEYHRNPRPGKLAVVATKPMANQRDLALAYSPGVAHACTAIAEDPSKAAELTARANLVAVVTNGTAVLGLGNIGPYAAKPVMEGKAVLFKKFAGIDCFDIELNEHDVDALVDTIVRLEPTFGAINLEDIAAPACFEIERRCRERMKIPVFHDDQHGTAIVVGAAVLNGLALVGKDISKVKVVSTGGGAAGIACLDLMLSLGVRRENVWLVDRIGVVHKGRNEEMNEYKEAYAHDTEARTLSDVIDGADIFLGLSGAKVLKPALLARMADKPLILALANPEPEIMPDLAREARPDAIIATGRSDFPNQVNNVLCFPFIFRGALDVGATTVNEEMKIAATHAMANLARAEPSDVVAAAYVGESLRFGPDYILPKPFDPRLIVEVSSAVAKAAMDSGVATRPIADFRAYQDQLNQYVIRSGLFMKPVITKAKTAPKRVVYAEGEDPRVIRCAQVVVDDGIAHPVLIGRREVIERVIGEMGLRLKIGQDVEVIEIIRDPRYHNFTEHYRKLMGRRGVSPSHAANVVRTQPTVFGALMVRRGEADALVCGTTGRFNEHWAHICGLIGLRDGVKVAATMNALISQKGVHFITDTYVNPDPTAEQVAEIARLAADEVKRFGIEPKVALLSHSNFGSADTPSARKMRAAVELASEQMPDVEIDGEMHADAALAPAIRKEVLPDSRLKGEANLLVMPTLDAANIAFNMMKILGEAQNVGPILLGVQRPVHIVTPSVTTRGLVNMTAVAVVDAQLADPVNAAPTPPVGVA, from the coding sequence ATGTCCGGCGATTTTGAGGCGATGGCGCTTGAGTATCACCGCAACCCGCGGCCCGGTAAGCTGGCAGTAGTCGCGACCAAGCCCATGGCCAACCAGCGCGATCTGGCGCTGGCATATTCGCCGGGCGTTGCCCATGCCTGCACCGCCATCGCCGAGGATCCGTCGAAGGCGGCGGAGCTGACGGCGCGGGCCAATCTGGTGGCGGTCGTCACCAACGGCACCGCCGTGCTGGGCTTGGGCAACATCGGTCCCTATGCCGCCAAGCCGGTGATGGAAGGCAAGGCCGTCCTCTTCAAGAAGTTCGCCGGTATCGACTGCTTCGACATCGAGCTGAACGAGCATGACGTCGATGCGCTGGTCGACACCATCGTCCGGCTGGAACCGACCTTCGGCGCCATCAACCTGGAAGACATCGCCGCCCCCGCCTGCTTCGAGATCGAGCGCCGCTGCCGCGAGCGCATGAAGATCCCGGTGTTCCACGACGACCAGCACGGCACCGCCATCGTCGTGGGTGCCGCCGTGCTGAACGGTCTGGCGCTGGTCGGCAAGGACATCTCCAAGGTCAAGGTGGTCTCCACCGGCGGCGGCGCGGCCGGCATCGCCTGCCTCGACCTGATGCTGTCGCTGGGTGTCCGCCGCGAGAATGTCTGGCTGGTCGACCGCATCGGCGTGGTCCACAAAGGCCGCAACGAGGAGATGAACGAATACAAGGAAGCCTACGCGCACGACACCGAGGCGCGCACGCTGTCTGACGTCATCGACGGCGCCGACATCTTCCTCGGCCTGTCGGGCGCCAAGGTGCTGAAGCCGGCGCTGCTGGCCCGCATGGCCGACAAGCCGCTGATCCTGGCGCTCGCCAACCCGGAGCCGGAGATCATGCCGGATCTGGCCCGCGAAGCCCGTCCGGACGCCATCATCGCCACCGGCCGTTCCGACTTCCCCAATCAGGTCAACAACGTCCTGTGCTTCCCCTTCATCTTCCGCGGCGCGCTGGACGTCGGCGCCACCACGGTGAACGAGGAGATGAAGATCGCGGCGACCCACGCCATGGCCAACCTCGCCCGCGCCGAACCGTCGGACGTGGTGGCGGCGGCCTATGTCGGTGAATCGCTGCGCTTCGGCCCGGACTACATCCTGCCCAAGCCCTTCGATCCCCGCCTGATCGTCGAGGTGTCGTCGGCGGTCGCCAAGGCGGCCATGGACAGCGGCGTCGCCACCCGGCCGATCGCCGATTTCCGCGCCTATCAGGACCAGTTGAACCAGTATGTCATCCGTTCCGGCCTGTTCATGAAGCCGGTCATCACCAAGGCCAAGACCGCGCCCAAGCGCGTCGTCTATGCCGAGGGCGAGGACCCGCGCGTGATCCGCTGCGCCCAGGTGGTGGTCGATGACGGCATCGCCCATCCGGTGCTGATCGGCCGCCGCGAGGTGATCGAGCGGGTGATCGGCGAGATGGGCCTGCGCCTGAAGATCGGCCAGGACGTCGAGGTCATTGAGATCATCCGCGATCCGCGCTATCACAACTTCACCGAACATTACCGCAAGCTGATGGGCCGCCGCGGCGTGTCGCCCAGCCATGCCGCCAACGTGGTTCGGACCCAGCCCACCGTCTTCGGCGCCCTGATGGTCCGCCGCGGCGAGGCCGACGCGCTGGTCTGCGGCACCACCGGCCGCTTCAACGAGCATTGGGCGCACATCTGCGGCCTGATCGGCCTGCGCGACGGCGTGAAGGTCGCCGCGACGATGAACGCGTTGATCTCGCAGAAGGGCGTCCACTTCATCACCGACACCTACGTCAACCCCGACCCGACCGCCGAACAGGTGGCCGAGATCGCCCGGCTGGCGGCAGACGAGGTGAAGCGCTTCGGCATCGAGCCGAAGGTGGCCCTGCTGTCGCACTCCAACTTCGGCAGCGCCGACACCCCGTCCGCCCGCAAGATGCGTGCGGCGGTGGAGCTGGCGTCCGAGCAGATGCCGGATGTCGAGATCGACGGCGAGATGCATGCCGACGCCGCTCTCGCCCCTGCCATTCGCAAGGAAGTGCTGCCCGACAGCCGCCTGAAGGGCGAAGCGAACCTGCTGGTGATGCCGACGCTGGACGCCGCCAACATCGCCTTCAACATGATGAAGATCCTGGGCGAGGCGCAGAATGTCGGTCCGATCCTGCTGGGCGTCCAGCGGCCGGTCCACATCGTCACCCCGTCGGTCACCACCCGCGGTCTGGTCAACATGACCGCCGTCGCCGTGGTCGATGCCCAGCTGGCCGACCCGGTCAACGCCGCCCCGACCCCGCCGGTGGGCGTGGCGTAA
- a CDS encoding dicarboxylate/amino acid:cation symporter, which produces MSADATAARPTAATQGAVKKPFYTNLTFQVLTAISLGILLGHFYPAIAVQMKPLGDLFIKMVKMVIGPIVFLTVVTGISSIGNLKKVGKVGGKALLYFEVVTTFALGIGLLIVNLVRPGAGMNIQPGQLKADAVQKYATSAHEHGFIDFVVGIVPDNVVGAFVQGDMLQILFFAVVFGVALSAMGQKGKLVEDIFDKIGHALFGVIGILMRVAPVGAFGAMSFTIGKYGISSLTALGQLMASVYLTMAIFIFVVLGGIAKAYGFSIWNFIRYIRQELLIVLGTSSSESVLPRMMEKMQKFGCSKHVVGLVIPTGYSFNLDGTSIYLSMAAIFIAQAFNVDLTIWQQLYILIILMLTSKGAAAVTGGGFVTLAATLSATGVLPIEGLALLLGVDRFMSEARALTNLIGNGVATVVVAKMEGEFDESKAVAEYQQHFKEPALARI; this is translated from the coding sequence ATGAGCGCAGACGCGACCGCCGCGCGCCCCACCGCCGCGACCCAGGGTGCGGTGAAGAAGCCCTTCTACACCAACCTGACCTTCCAGGTTCTGACCGCCATCAGCCTCGGCATCCTGCTGGGGCACTTCTACCCGGCCATCGCGGTGCAGATGAAGCCGCTGGGCGACCTGTTCATCAAGATGGTCAAGATGGTGATCGGCCCGATCGTCTTCCTGACGGTGGTGACCGGCATCTCCTCGATCGGCAACCTGAAGAAGGTCGGCAAGGTCGGCGGCAAGGCCCTGCTGTATTTCGAGGTGGTGACGACCTTCGCACTCGGCATCGGGCTGCTGATCGTCAACCTCGTCCGCCCCGGCGCCGGCATGAACATCCAGCCGGGCCAGCTGAAGGCCGACGCGGTTCAGAAATACGCCACCTCCGCCCACGAGCACGGCTTCATCGACTTCGTCGTCGGCATCGTGCCCGACAATGTGGTCGGCGCCTTCGTCCAGGGCGACATGCTGCAGATCCTGTTCTTCGCCGTGGTGTTCGGCGTCGCCCTGTCCGCCATGGGCCAGAAGGGCAAGCTGGTCGAGGACATCTTCGACAAGATCGGCCATGCCCTGTTCGGCGTGATCGGCATCCTGATGCGCGTCGCCCCGGTCGGTGCCTTCGGCGCCATGTCCTTCACCATCGGCAAGTACGGCATCTCGTCGCTGACGGCGCTGGGCCAGCTGATGGCGTCGGTCTACCTCACCATGGCGATCTTCATCTTCGTCGTGCTGGGCGGCATCGCCAAGGCCTACGGCTTCAGCATCTGGAACTTCATCCGCTACATCCGCCAGGAACTGCTGATCGTGCTCGGCACCTCCTCCTCGGAGTCGGTTCTGCCGCGCATGATGGAGAAGATGCAGAAGTTCGGCTGCTCCAAGCATGTCGTCGGTCTGGTGATCCCCACCGGCTATTCCTTCAACCTCGACGGCACCTCGATCTACCTGTCGATGGCGGCGATCTTCATCGCCCAGGCCTTCAACGTCGACCTGACGATCTGGCAGCAGCTCTACATCCTCATCATCCTGATGCTGACCTCCAAGGGTGCGGCGGCGGTCACCGGCGGCGGCTTCGTGACGCTGGCCGCCACCCTGTCGGCCACCGGCGTCCTGCCGATCGAAGGGCTGGCCCTGCTGCTGGGCGTCGACCGCTTCATGTCGGAAGCCCGCGCGCTGACCAACCTGATCGGCAACGGCGTCGCCACCGTCGTCGTCGCCAAGATGGAAGGCGAGTTCGACGAGAGCAAGGCGGTCGCCGAATACCAGCAGCACTTCAAGGAGCCGGCGCTCGCCCGGATCTGA
- a CDS encoding ATP-binding protein — MLSNPTDPATDSTAPRPLAATLSPATQLVAQALERPRRLLMVALLLGVPAAAALAAGWASSLALDDLKDSARAQLALYNANLRAELERHAAVPLALAQDEEVRALLVNPTPAAVDRLNRKLQGIAQALDALALYVMDAKGTTLAASNWNSAASFVGENFSYRPYFRMAMDQGEGHHFALGTTSLVPGYYTANRVVAENRTVGAVVLKLGFDRLERGWTPGQEKLLVTDRDGVVFITNMPSWRYHALPRRLPISLPIVPEGTSEGLDVLPWAFGGASDRIALEEKDGQRRYLLTSVAMPGGDWTLHSLTSLDPVTARAWVAGLLAAAAVAMAALTAYAVALRRVALVERIALQEESRAELERRVAAATADLRAAENELTQAAKLAALGQMSAGIAHEINQPLAAMRSFADNAVVLLERGRMDAVRGNLAEIAELTDRMAAITRQLKGFARRASGTLGPVSVQGAVSQALALLESKLRREDITVEVDLPDQQVRVVAEDVRLQQVLVNLIGNATDAMRGCPVRRLRIGLVAAEGEALLSVADTGGGIAEADLPRLFVPFFTTKEAGEGLGLGLSISHGIVEDFGGSLTAANRNGKPGLGAVFTLRLTTTEQTT; from the coding sequence TTGCTGAGCAATCCGACCGATCCGGCGACAGATTCGACCGCCCCTCGCCCCCTCGCCGCGACGCTCTCGCCGGCGACGCAGCTGGTCGCCCAGGCACTGGAACGGCCGCGCCGGCTGCTGATGGTGGCGCTGCTGCTCGGCGTCCCGGCGGCAGCGGCATTGGCGGCGGGCTGGGCCTCGTCCCTGGCGCTGGACGATCTGAAGGACAGCGCGCGGGCGCAACTGGCACTCTACAACGCCAACCTGCGGGCGGAGCTGGAGCGTCATGCCGCCGTTCCGCTGGCACTTGCGCAGGATGAGGAGGTGCGCGCCCTGCTGGTCAACCCGACGCCGGCCGCTGTCGACCGGCTGAACCGCAAGCTGCAGGGCATCGCCCAGGCGTTGGATGCGCTGGCGCTTTATGTAATGGACGCCAAGGGAACGACGCTGGCGGCCAGCAACTGGAACAGCGCCGCCAGCTTCGTGGGCGAGAATTTCTCCTACCGCCCCTATTTCCGCATGGCGATGGACCAGGGGGAGGGGCACCATTTCGCGCTGGGCACCACCTCGCTGGTGCCGGGCTATTACACGGCGAACCGGGTGGTGGCGGAAAATCGCACAGTGGGGGCGGTGGTGCTGAAGCTGGGGTTCGACCGGCTGGAGCGGGGCTGGACGCCGGGGCAGGAAAAGCTGCTGGTGACCGACCGTGACGGGGTGGTGTTCATCACCAACATGCCGTCCTGGCGCTATCACGCCCTGCCCCGCCGCTTGCCGATCAGCCTGCCCATCGTGCCGGAGGGCACCAGCGAGGGGCTGGACGTGCTGCCCTGGGCCTTCGGCGGAGCGTCCGACCGCATCGCGCTGGAGGAGAAGGACGGGCAGCGCCGCTATCTGTTGACCTCCGTCGCCATGCCCGGCGGCGATTGGACCCTGCACAGCCTGACCAGCCTCGATCCGGTGACCGCCCGCGCCTGGGTCGCCGGGCTGCTGGCCGCCGCCGCGGTGGCGATGGCCGCGCTCACCGCCTATGCGGTGGCGCTGCGGCGGGTGGCACTGGTCGAGCGCATCGCCTTGCAGGAGGAATCGCGGGCGGAACTGGAGCGCCGGGTCGCCGCCGCCACCGCCGATCTGCGCGCGGCGGAGAACGAGCTGACCCAGGCGGCCAAGCTGGCGGCGCTGGGGCAGATGTCGGCCGGCATCGCGCACGAGATCAACCAGCCGCTCGCCGCCATGCGCAGCTTCGCCGACAATGCCGTGGTCCTGCTGGAGCGTGGGCGGATGGACGCGGTGCGCGGCAATCTGGCGGAGATCGCCGAACTGACAGACCGCATGGCCGCCATCACCCGCCAGTTGAAGGGCTTCGCCCGGCGCGCCTCCGGCACGCTGGGGCCGGTGTCGGTGCAGGGGGCGGTGAGCCAAGCGCTGGCCCTGCTGGAATCCAAGCTGCGGCGCGAGGACATCACGGTGGAGGTCGATCTGCCCGACCAGCAGGTCCGGGTGGTGGCGGAGGATGTGCGGCTGCAGCAGGTTCTGGTCAACCTGATCGGCAATGCGACGGACGCCATGCGCGGCTGTCCGGTGCGCCGCCTGCGCATCGGGCTGGTCGCGGCGGAGGGCGAGGCGCTGCTGAGTGTCGCCGACACCGGCGGCGGCATCGCCGAGGCGGACCTGCCCCGGCTGTTCGTTCCCTTCTTCACCACCAAGGAAGCCGGCGAGGGGCTGGGGCTGGGGCTGTCGATCAGTCACGGCATCGTCGAGGATTTCGGCGGCAGCCTGACCGCCGCCAACCGCAATGGGAAACCGGGCTTAGGCGCCGTCTTCACCCTGCGGCTCACCACCACGGAGCAGACCACATGA